The genomic stretch CAACTACAGGAGGATATTTGCCATGCGTTCCTGGACCGGTAGAATGGCAGAAAACAGCAGAAAAAGATACTATTAATGGTTATCAAATTCTTACAGAAGAATCATTTTGCATGTGTGTAACTGGAGGAAAAATAACAATAAGTAGTAAAGGACATAATGAAAAACATGAAATTCTCTAGTAGTTTATTGTGTCCCAGTTGCTAATTTCTGAATAGGATAATTTAAGGCGGTAAAGATGATAATTCTTATTGAGATAGCTTTTTAATATAGTCCAATATCATAACCAAGGTTTGCTAATCTAAAGGTCATTGCCTGTTCACTCACTACGAATTTTTTTGCAAGATATTCAATAGGGTTTTGATTATCAGCAGTTTCTCCGTTTTCAATTTCATATTTAAGTAATACTTTAGGCATCAATAAAGCCGCAGCAAAATGATTAGCTTCTCTTTCTTGAAGTTGTTCTCCGCTAGATGATGCACTATTTCTAAACATAACTTTTGGAGTTTTGTCAATAAATAATGGTTTATCAGAATGAAGAATAAAATGCCCTAATTCATGTGCTATAGTAAATCTTCTTCTAGCTTGATTTTTTTCACTTTTATT from Chryseobacterium indologenes encodes the following:
- a CDS encoding ImmA/IrrE family metallo-endopeptidase, with translation MTNTYSYIETKAEQILKQQGFFEAGFDVVALAKQLNVDVVPENLNDDISGLFVRINDRPVISYNKSEKNQARRRFTIAHELGHFILHSDKPLFIDKTPKVMFRNSASSSGEQLQEREANHFAAALLMPKVLLKYEIENGETADNQNPIEYLAKKFVVSEQAMTFRLANLGYDIGLY
- a CDS encoding DUF4280 domain-containing protein codes for the protein MPQKIADSAQLSCSQGTAPSNLSVTSQNFSTVEGKNIATESDKKANVNIKPFGQCKLKPTTGGYLPCVPGPVEWQKTAEKDTINGYQILTEESFCMCVTGGKITISSKGHNEKHEIL